CGTAAGTGATCATTGGGCTGATGTCTGCTGCATCGAAAGTTAAAACGCTGTCGAATGTAGCATCAGCGTCGCTGTATAAAGTTTTCCAGTGAGCCAGTGATTTGTCCCACTCTTCACCTGCAGGTGCAAATTCTCTTCCTTTAATGTAATCGAAGGTAATCTGATCAGGGGCAATTAAACCACCTCTGGCACCCATTTCAATGCTCATGTTGCAGATTGTCATTCTCGCTTCCATACTTAAAGCCTCAATAGTAGAACCTGCATATTCAATAAAATAACCCGTACCACCGGCAGCAGATATTTTAGAGATAATGTATAGAATAATGTCTTTAGCCGTAACGCCTTGTCCTAATGCACCATTCACTTCAATTTTCATGGTTTTGGGTTTCTGTTGCAACAAACATTGTGTAGCAAAAACCTGCTCCACCTGAGAAGTACCGATACCAAATGCAATGGCACCAAAAGCACCATGCGTAGAAGTATGGCTATCGCCACAAACCATTGTTTTTCCTGGTAGGGTGATGCCTAACTCTGGCCCAATTACGTGTACAATTCCCTGGAAAGGATGACCTAAACCATAAAGCTCAATGCCAAATTCTGCACAGTTTTTGGTTAACATATCTACCTGGTAACGGGAAAGTTCTTCTTTAATAGGCTGTAGCTGGTTTAGGGTAGGTACGTTATGATCTGCCGTAGCTACAGTTTGCTGCGAGCGGAAAACAGGCAAGCCTCTTTTGCGTAGACCATCGAAAGCCTGAGGGGAGGTCACCTCATGTATCAAGTGTGTATCGATGTACAAAATATCCGGAAATCCGGCTTCACTTTTTACCACATGGGCGTCCCAAATTTTTTCTACTAATGTTTTTGACATTTTTTATTGCTTTGTAAAGGACTCAGGCCTTAAACCCGAGTCCTTTAAATTTTATGATTAGGCAGTTTTAATAGATTTCATTGCAGTCATCGCTTTTCTCAATTCAGCGCCTACAACTTCCACCTGATGTGAACGGATCACTTCATTTACGGCGATCAATGCTCTGTTATCTACAGCACCATCTTTGCCTTCGTTGAAGTTTTTACCGATCAGGTCAGTATCAACTTTAGTCATGAAATCTGCCAGTAGTGGCTTACAAGCATGGTCAAATAAATAACAACCATATTCTGCAGTATCTGAAATTACCCTGTTCATTTCGAATAATTTTTTACGGGCAATGGTGTTTGCAATTAGTGGAGTTTCATGTAACGACTCATAGTACGCCGATTCTGGTTTAATTCCAGCTTCTACCATCGTTTCGAAAGCCAATTCCACACCAGCTCTTACAAAAGCAACCATTAGTAATGCATTGTCAAAATATTCCTGTTCGCCAATTTTAACATTACCTGCAGGAGTTTTTTCAAAAGCAGTTTCGCCAGTTGCCGCACGCCATGCCAATAGGTTTTTATCACCAGCAGCCCAATCTTCCATCATAACACGGCTAAACTCGCCACTCATGATGTCGTCCTGATGCTTCTGGAACAATGGACGCATAATTGTTTTCAATTCTTCAGAAACTTCGAAAGCTTTGATCTTAGCTACATTGCTCAATCTGTCCATCATGGCAGTGATACCACCTTGTTTCAAGGCTTCAGTAATTACTTCCACACCATATTGAACCAATTTAGACGCGTAACCTGCATCAATTCCTTTTTCAATCATTTTATCAAAAGAAAGGATGGAGCCAGTTTGCAGTAATCCGCAAAGGATCGTTTGCTCACCCATTAAATCTGATTTTACTTCCGCAACGAAAGATGATTTTAGTACACCAGCTCTGTGGCCACCTGTTCCCACACAGTAAGCTTTCGCCTGTGCTAAACCTTTTCCTTCCGGATCGTTCTCAGGGTGCACCGCAATCAGGGTAGGTACCCCAAAACCACGTACGTATTCTGCTCTTACTTCACTACCTGGGCATTTAGGTGCCACCATGATTACCGTAATGTCTTTACGAATCTGCATGCCTTCTTCCACAATATTGAAACCATGTGAGTAAGATAAAGTAGCTCCTTGTTTCATTAACGGCATTACCGCATTTACTACCGAAGTATGTTGTTTATCAGGAGTAAGGTTAATCAATACATCAGCTGTAGGGATCAACTCTTCGTAAGTACCTACTGTAAAGTTATTCTCTGTCGCATTTTTCCAGGAATCTCTTTTACCTTCAATCGCTTCTTTACGCAAGGTATAAGAAACATCTAAACCGCTATCTCTTAAATTTAAACCCTGGTTCAGACCTTGTGCACCACAACCAATGATCACCAGTTTTTTTCCTTTAAGCGCGTTTACGCCATCCAGAAATTCAGAGCTGTCCATGAAATCGCATACACCCAATTGGTTTAATTTTTCTCTAAGAGGTAGTGTGTTAAAATAGTTTGACATCGTTTTTAATGGTTATTTATAGGTTCTAATTCTTTATTTAAATATTTATTTTGTTTCTGCAGAGCGTATCCGGCCCTTAAATTACATGCTGAATACGTTTTTCTCTTTATCCAGGAATTCGTTTTCAATCACTTCCTGTCCTGGCTCTCTGCGTTCAAACTCTCTCAGCTTACGGTTAAAACCTTCACTGTCTTTGATGATTGCCACTCTTGCACTTCTGACAAACTCAATCAGCCCGTAAGGTTGTAAAACTTCGATCAGTTTATCTGTTTCTTCACGATGGCCAGTAGTTTCAAATACTGTATAATCTTTACGGATCACTACTGCCCTTGCGCCATTTTCACGAAGCAGACGTTCTACAGATACCAGTTCTGCAATCGTGTCGGTAGGCACTTTATAAAGCGCCATTTCCTGCCAGATGATGTCCTCGTTGGTATTGAAATATACTTTCAGTACTTCAACCTGTTTTTCAATCTGACGGGCCAGTTTGCGCACCACTTCTTCTGTTTCGTGGATCACGATATTGAAACGGTGGATGTGCTCAATCTCCGATGGAGAAGTATTTAAGGTATCTATGTTGATTTTTCTTCTGGAAAAAATAATGGCAATACGGTTCAGTAACCCGATTTGATTTTCTGTATATACCGTTATCGTAAATTCCTGTTTTTCGTTTATTTCTGGGGAATTGCTCATGATCTGCTGATTATTTAAGTCTGATTTCACTTACACTGCTTCCTTGCGGAACCATTGGGAATACGTTGTGTTCTTTGGCTACCATTACCTCTAAAAGGTAAGAACCTTTGTGGTTTAACATTTCTTCTAATGAGCTTACCAGGTCCTCACGTTCAGAAACTTTTTTACCGGCGATATAATAAGAATCGGCAAGTTTCACGAAATCCGGACTCGTAATGTCTACGAAAGAGTAGCGTTTCTCATGGAACAACTGCTGCCATTGACGAACCATTCCCAGGAACCTGTTGTTCAGGATCATGATCTTTACATCAATTCCACTCTGCATAATGGTCCCCAATTCCTGAAGTGTCATCTGGAAACCTCCATCCCCAATTACGGCAACTACGGTACGGTCTGGCGCTCCGAATTTAGCGCCGATTGCTGCAGGTAAGCCAAAGCCCATTGTACCTAAACCACCACTAGTGATGTTACTTCTAGTATGGTTAAACTTTGCATAACGACAAGCCACCATTTGGTGCTGACCCACGTCTGTTACGATAATCGCTTCTCCTTTAGTCAGTTCATTCAGCTGGTTGATCACTTCGCCCATTGTCAATTCTCCGCTTTGCGGATTCAATTCATTATGGATTACTGTTTCCAACTCCGTCTTGTCAAAGGCCCTGAACTCTGCCAACCATTCCGGGTGTTCTTTCTGATCCACCAAAGCAGTTAAAAGTGGTAAAGTTTCTTTACAATCGCCCCATACCGGAACTTCAGCTTTTACGTTTTTATCGATTTCTGCAGGATCAATATCCAGGTGAATTACTTTTGCCTGTTTGGCATATTTATCTAAACGTCCTGTTACACGGTCGTCGAAACGCATTCCTATGGCAATCAGTACATCACAAGAATTGGTTTGTACGTTCGGGCCGTAATTACCATGCATTCCCAACATCCCTACATTTAAAGGGTGATCTGTTGGAATTGCACCTGCACCCATAATGGTCCATGCAGCCGGAATACCTGTTTTTTCTACAAAAGCTTTAAACTCCTGTTCTGCATTTCCTAAAGAAACGCCTTGTCCGAAAAGGATGAAAGGTTTTTTTGCAGAGTTAATCAATGCAGCAGCCTGCTCAATATATTCTTTACGAACATTTGGTTTCGGGCGGTAACTGCGGACATGGTCACAGGGGGTATAACCTTCGTAATCAAATAGCTGCAACTGTGCATTTTTGGTGATGTCTATCAATACCGGGCCTGGTCTGCCGCTGCGGGCAATGTAAAAAGCCTTAGCCAATACACTTGGAATCTCGGTAGCATCAGTAATCTGGTAGTTCCATTTGGTTACCGGAGTAGTAATGTTAATTACATCCGTTTCCTGGAAAGCATCTGTTCCTAAAAGATGTGCATAAACCTGACCGGTAATGCAAACCATCGGTGTACTGTCAATCTGTGCATCTGCCAACCCTGTTACCAGGTTGGTTGCTCCCGGGCCGCTGGTAGCGAATACCACACCAACTTTACCAGAAGAACGTGCATAACCCTGGCCGGCATGTGTACCGCCTTGCTCATGACGTACTAAAATATGTTTTAACTTGTCTTTATAATCGTATAACGCATCATAAATAGGCATGATGGCACCACCTGGATACCCGAAAATGGTATCGGTACCTTCCGCTATTAATCCTTCCAATATAGCTACAGAACCAGAAACATTTACTGTTTTCTTTGGTTCTGTTAAGGTCGTTGCTTCCTCTTGTGCAGTGTTCATTGTTTTTATTTTTAGGTATAGGGGTTTCTGGTTAATTAGTGAGTGTAGGCATCGGTAACGCAGCCCTCACTGGCATCGCTTACCTGTTTCAGATATTTATAAAGGACGCCGCCTTTGACGGGTGGTGGCAACTGTTTCCAGACCGCTTTACGTTTTTCCATTTCCTCTTCAGTAATGTCCAGGTGTAACGTGTTGTTTACTGCGTCAATGATGATCGTATCATTGTCATGTACAAAGGCGATATTTCCACCATCCCATGCTTCCGGAGTAATGTGTCCAACCACGAAACCATGTGTACCTCCCGAGAAACGTCCGTCAGTAATCAAGGCTACCGATTTACCCAATCCTGCACCAATAATGGCCGAAGTTGGTTTTAACATTTCCGGCATACCCGGTGCTCCTTTAGGGCCTACCTGTCTGATCACCACTACATCTCCTTTTTTCACCTTTCCACTCTGAATTCCGGCGATCAATGATTTTTCTCCTTCAAATACCCTTGCCGGACCTTCAAATCTTTCTCCTTCTTTACCGCTGATTTTGGCTACTGAACCTTTTTCGGCAATATTGCCATATAACATTTGCAAATGGCCTGTCGCTTTTACCGGGTTAGTTACCGGAAGAATTACTTTCTGCTGATCGAAATCCAGGTCAGCTGCATCGGCTACATTTTCTGCCAGTGTTTTTCCGGTTACCGTCAGACAGTCGCCATGAATTAAACCTACTTTCAACAGGTATTTTAAAACTGCCGGAACACCGCCAATTTCATGAACATCTTCCATTAAATACTGGCCGCTTGGTTTCAAATCGGCCAATACCGGAGTACTGTCGCTAACCGCCTGGAAGTCTGCTAATTTTAAGGTTAATCCTACTGATTTTGCCATCGCGATTAAGTGCAATACCGCATTGGTAGAACCACCTAGAACCATCACCGTTACAATGGCATTGTGGAATGCTTTCTCGGTCATGATATCTGAAGGAAGAATGTTTTTTTCCAGCAATACGCGAATCGCTTTACCAGCATTTAAACATTCCTGTCTTTTTTCCTCGCTTAGGGCAGGATAAGAAGAACTGTATGGCAAACTCATACCCAATGCTTCAATCGCTGAAGCCATGGTATTTGCGGTATACATCCCGCCACATGCACCCGCTCCCGGGCAGGTATGACGAATGATGCCCTGATAATCTTCTTCATTTAATGTACCTGCCAGTTTCTCGCCAAGGGCTTCAAATGCAGATACGATATTTAATGATTTTCCTTTATACTGTCCGGAGTGGATACTTCCACCGTATACCATGATTGATGGGCGGTTTAAACGGCCCATTGCCATGATAGAACCCGGCATATTTTTATCGCAACCTGGCAATGCAATTACGCCATCGTAATACTGTCCACCGCAAATCGTTTCAATCGAATCTGCAATTACATCTCTGGAAACCAAAGAATAACGCATTCCATCTGTTCCGTTTGACATGCCATCGCTTACACCGATGGTGCTAAAGGTTAAACCGACCATTCCATTATCCCAGACACCATCTTTAACAATTTTTGCTAAATCATTGAGGTGCATGTTGCAGGTATTTCCATCGTATCCCATACTGGCAACACCGACCTGTGCTTTGTCCATATCTTCTTTGGTCAGACCAATTCCATATAGCATGGCTTGTGCTGCAGGCTGGGTTGGGTCCTGCGTGAATACTTTACTGTAGCGGTTTAATTCTGGTGATTGTGACATATTATATGATTACTTCGTAGTTTTGCTTTTCTAATACCAAACATTTATAAGTGCGTTGTATAGTGGCACCAACACTGTCGTTCCATTTTACCGGGAACTGATATTCATCGATCGCAGCAATGCCTGCAATTTCTGTTGCTGTTCCACAGAAGAAAGCACTGTCTGCATGTTTCAAGTCGTTTACAGTCAGGTGTTTTTCTATCAGTTCAATATCCAGGATACGGCATAATTCTATAACCGTAGCGCGGGTAATTCCGGCCAGGATATTGCCAAGAGGAGGAGTGTATAACCTTCCGTTTTTCTCAATAAAAATATTTGCTCCGGGCGCTTCCGCAACATTCCCGTTCATATCTAATAAAAGGGCTTCATCAAATCCTTTGCGTTTAGCTTCGGTAGTAGCAAGAATAGAGTTCACATAATTGCCACTTACTTTTGCCTCTATAGGAGTAGATTTCGGGTTTGGACGTTCGTAGCTTGATACGCAAACTTTTAATTGCTGATTACCAAGGTAAGCACCCCATTCCCATGCACAGATCATGATCGAAACATCAGTTGCTGCAACCAACGACATATTGGGCGCGGCATATACCAACGGACGGATGTATGCATTTTTTAACTTATTTAATTCCAGTAATTTATAAGTTTGTTTGATCAGGTTGTTAATGTCCCATGGAAAAGGCATATTGACCAGTTCGGCAGATTTTTTTAATCTTTCGTAATGTTCTCGGATTTTGAATATACGGGTTCCATTATGGGTCTGATAAGCTCTGATCCCTTCAAATACAGCGTAGCCATAATGGAGCGATTGCCCGTAGATATCGGCGGTTGTGTTGGCGGCATTCTGGAACTTACCGTCTAAGTATAACACTGTATTTGAATTAAAGTACTTCATTTTGGTTGTAGATTGATGTTTTGTTTTTATTGGTTCATTAAAAAAGCGCCACTTTTGGGGGCGCTTGCGTATATTTTTTTTATTAAATATTCATTTACAGCGCCTTATCCTTCTGAAGAATCAGCAGAAGAATCACATTAATAATGACAATAATTAAGGCGGTGCTAATAAGGTTCATTTTAGTTCTTTATTTGTTGTTGCTTTATAAATCCAATTTAGGCTTTGACTTCTATACTATCAATAGCCAGCCAAAAATAAATAAAAAAAAATATTATTCTTTTTTATTTATTTAATTACAAATAATATATTGAATAATATGCCTTTTTGATGTCTTTAAATGGTTGCTTCTATACCAAATATGAAATCGGTATTCGGTATGAGTCTTATGCAAGCATTGTAATTTTGGTGATTTTCTTCCTGAAAAGTGGAAAACGCCAAAAAAGTTGAACAAAACTGCAAGAAAATACTTCGGTAATTTCCGGAAAATAAAGGACAAAAAGAAGCCCTGTAGTCAGCCGGGGGTAAAGCTGATACAGGGCCGTTAAAACAACATTAAGGGGATGCTATTTTATTTCTTATTATTAATATATTTATTAAAGTATTTGTTCCCTAACAATAACATCGGATGGATGTCCGTGTTATCGATGTTTTACTGAATTAAATTTATACTTATCAAATCTGGTTGGTGTGTTTTTTACACCGATTTGAAGATTACAGGTACCGATTTAAGGTTTCTTTGTAGCCATATCATATCATGAATGTGTTAAAATTGAAATTTTACTTCTGTTATCCGTAACAAAAGTCAGAATAAGTTGACTAATGAGTATAATGAAGCCAGGCTAAAGACATTTAATGACGGATGCTGTTTACCTATAGGGATAGGATTATTTAGAAATTGACCTCGTATGATTAGATGTTTAGTGCTTGACGATGAACAGCATGCTGTTGACCTCCTCGTGTCGTACATTAAAAGAGTTCCGTTTTTGGAACTTGCTTATAGTTCGACTGATCCGATGGAGGCGCTGGCATTATTGAATACCGCAAATGTGGACCTTATTTTTTCAGATATTGAAATGCCTGAATTATCCGGCATAGAATTTACGAAAGCATTGGGAGGGAGCCATCATGTGGTATTTACCAC
This region of Pedobacter steynii genomic DNA includes:
- the leuC gene encoding 3-isopropylmalate dehydratase large subunit, translated to MSKTLVEKIWDAHVVKSEAGFPDILYIDTHLIHEVTSPQAFDGLRKRGLPVFRSQQTVATADHNVPTLNQLQPIKEELSRYQVDMLTKNCAEFGIELYGLGHPFQGIVHVIGPELGITLPGKTMVCGDSHTSTHGAFGAIAFGIGTSQVEQVFATQCLLQQKPKTMKIEVNGALGQGVTAKDIILYIISKISAAGGTGYFIEYAGSTIEALSMEARMTICNMSIEMGARGGLIAPDQITFDYIKGREFAPAGEEWDKSLAHWKTLYSDADATFDSVLTFDAADISPMITYGTNPGMGMGISEHIPSTASQVSSEQASFQKALDYMGIEEDTELVGKVIDYVFIGSCTNSRMEDLREVAEFVKGRQKAENVTVWIVPGSKQIEQQAIAEGLDKIFEAAGFQLREPGCSACLGMNEDKIPAGKYCVSTSNRNFEGRQGPDSRTFLASPLTAAAAAITGKVTDVRTLLNESEHA
- the ilvC gene encoding ketol-acid reductoisomerase; amino-acid sequence: MSNYFNTLPLREKLNQLGVCDFMDSSEFLDGVNALKGKKLVIIGCGAQGLNQGLNLRDSGLDVSYTLRKEAIEGKRDSWKNATENNFTVGTYEELIPTADVLINLTPDKQHTSVVNAVMPLMKQGATLSYSHGFNIVEEGMQIRKDITVIMVAPKCPGSEVRAEYVRGFGVPTLIAVHPENDPEGKGLAQAKAYCVGTGGHRAGVLKSSFVAEVKSDLMGEQTILCGLLQTGSILSFDKMIEKGIDAGYASKLVQYGVEVITEALKQGGITAMMDRLSNVAKIKAFEVSEELKTIMRPLFQKHQDDIMSGEFSRVMMEDWAAGDKNLLAWRAATGETAFEKTPAGNVKIGEQEYFDNALLMVAFVRAGVELAFETMVEAGIKPESAYYESLHETPLIANTIARKKLFEMNRVISDTAEYGCYLFDHACKPLLADFMTKVDTDLIGKNFNEGKDGAVDNRALIAVNEVIRSHQVEVVGAELRKAMTAMKSIKTA
- the ilvN gene encoding acetolactate synthase small subunit is translated as MSNSPEINEKQEFTITVYTENQIGLLNRIAIIFSRRKINIDTLNTSPSEIEHIHRFNIVIHETEEVVRKLARQIEKQVEVLKVYFNTNEDIIWQEMALYKVPTDTIAELVSVERLLRENGARAVVIRKDYTVFETTGHREETDKLIEVLQPYGLIEFVRSARVAIIKDSEGFNRKLREFERREPGQEVIENEFLDKEKNVFSM
- the ilvB gene encoding biosynthetic-type acetolactate synthase large subunit, which codes for MNTAQEEATTLTEPKKTVNVSGSVAILEGLIAEGTDTIFGYPGGAIMPIYDALYDYKDKLKHILVRHEQGGTHAGQGYARSSGKVGVVFATSGPGATNLVTGLADAQIDSTPMVCITGQVYAHLLGTDAFQETDVINITTPVTKWNYQITDATEIPSVLAKAFYIARSGRPGPVLIDITKNAQLQLFDYEGYTPCDHVRSYRPKPNVRKEYIEQAAALINSAKKPFILFGQGVSLGNAEQEFKAFVEKTGIPAAWTIMGAGAIPTDHPLNVGMLGMHGNYGPNVQTNSCDVLIAIGMRFDDRVTGRLDKYAKQAKVIHLDIDPAEIDKNVKAEVPVWGDCKETLPLLTALVDQKEHPEWLAEFRAFDKTELETVIHNELNPQSGELTMGEVINQLNELTKGEAIIVTDVGQHQMVACRYAKFNHTRSNITSGGLGTMGFGLPAAIGAKFGAPDRTVVAVIGDGGFQMTLQELGTIMQSGIDVKIMILNNRFLGMVRQWQQLFHEKRYSFVDITSPDFVKLADSYYIAGKKVSEREDLVSSLEEMLNHKGSYLLEVMVAKEHNVFPMVPQGSSVSEIRLK
- the ilvD gene encoding dihydroxy-acid dehydratase, encoding MSQSPELNRYSKVFTQDPTQPAAQAMLYGIGLTKEDMDKAQVGVASMGYDGNTCNMHLNDLAKIVKDGVWDNGMVGLTFSTIGVSDGMSNGTDGMRYSLVSRDVIADSIETICGGQYYDGVIALPGCDKNMPGSIMAMGRLNRPSIMVYGGSIHSGQYKGKSLNIVSAFEALGEKLAGTLNEEDYQGIIRHTCPGAGACGGMYTANTMASAIEALGMSLPYSSSYPALSEEKRQECLNAGKAIRVLLEKNILPSDIMTEKAFHNAIVTVMVLGGSTNAVLHLIAMAKSVGLTLKLADFQAVSDSTPVLADLKPSGQYLMEDVHEIGGVPAVLKYLLKVGLIHGDCLTVTGKTLAENVADAADLDFDQQKVILPVTNPVKATGHLQMLYGNIAEKGSVAKISGKEGERFEGPARVFEGEKSLIAGIQSGKVKKGDVVVIRQVGPKGAPGMPEMLKPTSAIIGAGLGKSVALITDGRFSGGTHGFVVGHITPEAWDGGNIAFVHDNDTIIIDAVNNTLHLDITEEEMEKRKAVWKQLPPPVKGGVLYKYLKQVSDASEGCVTDAYTH
- a CDS encoding branched-chain amino acid transaminase encodes the protein MKYFNSNTVLYLDGKFQNAANTTADIYGQSLHYGYAVFEGIRAYQTHNGTRIFKIREHYERLKKSAELVNMPFPWDINNLIKQTYKLLELNKLKNAYIRPLVYAAPNMSLVAATDVSIMICAWEWGAYLGNQQLKVCVSSYERPNPKSTPIEAKVSGNYVNSILATTEAKRKGFDEALLLDMNGNVAEAPGANIFIEKNGRLYTPPLGNILAGITRATVIELCRILDIELIEKHLTVNDLKHADSAFFCGTATEIAGIAAIDEYQFPVKWNDSVGATIQRTYKCLVLEKQNYEVII